In Nocardia sp. NBC_01327, the genomic stretch CACGGCCTGGATGCGCCCGCAGATGAGCTGGCAGCCTGGTTGCCGGACCTCGGGTTGAATCACACCGTCGAGGCGGTCCGAGCGATCCGCAGAACATCGAGTTACGACCCGCCCGAAGAATACGAGGCCGAGCTGTTTGCCACCATGGTCAGGACGCTGATTCGTGCAGACGGCCCACGCCGGGACAGGTTCCTCAAGGTGTTCTGATGTGGCCGCAGACCGTGCCAACCCCGATCACAGCTCTCGCGCTGATGTTCGTCGTCATCGTCACGGTCACACGAATCGTTCTGGTTCGGGGTGTGTCCCCGACCGATCAACTGATCAACGCACTGGCGGTCAGCTGTCTGATCGGGGTACTTCTACGGGAGCCCACGATCGCGCGCCTGGTGATGAGCTTCGTACCGGCCGGGCTACCCACCCTTTTCGACGCGTGGCACTGGACCACCATCTTCTCCTGGGGTTGTGGGCTGGGCATACTCCTTGTGCGTGAGTACGGTCCGGTCCGCTACAAGAAGCCGTTTCGCCTCGTAGTGGCGACGACGATAGCCATCGGTATCGGGTTCCTCGTGCTGAGCAGTCCGGCACGGTCAGAAGGGGTCTCGATCGCCGAGTACGGCGGCTGGCGCTACGGCGTCTACGTCGGGCTCCTGTCTGCCCCGCCAGTTTTCGTGTCCGCGTATCTGCTTCGAACCTTGGTCATGCTGCGGCGACGTGTGACGACCTCGCGAGAGGAGAATGTCGTACGAATCTTGTTCTTGGTTGCGATCCTCAGCATGATGCCGGCGAGCTCGTACCTCCTCCTTGGGGCACTCGGCATCTCGGGCCGCGAGCCCGCGGTAACCGACCGGATGTACAACTTCACTGCGAACGGCCTCGCCTCAGGTGAACCTCAACTGCTGTTCGGAGCGATTCTTGTGTCGGTGCTCGTGCCATCGTGCCGCCGAGCTTGGGTGCGAGTGAGACAGCTCAGGCGATTGGGCCCGCTCTGGCGTGACTTGACCACAGCTGTGCCGGGCGTCGTGTTGGCCCTGAGGTGGGCAGATCGGTGGGGTGCGTGGCCGGCTGAGCGCTTGGAACGGGTGAAGATCGAAATACGCGACGCATCCGAGATCATCGCTGGAACCATCGTCCCGCTGCCGGCTGCGATTGACCGATCGATCGATAACGGTGTCACCGAGGATGATCAGGAAAACATGCGGCTGGTCGCTGAGCTGCTCCTGGCAGTTCGATCTCAGCCGGAGGTCGGGTATGGGAGGCAGTCCGGAGGACTAACCCTACGGACGAGCGACCTGCCCGATATCGACACTTTGGTTCGCTTCTGGGAGCCTGCAAAATCGCTTGTGCACCAATCATTTCCGAAGGCGGTGGAGTCCACGTCTGCTCAGAAGCGTTCGGTGTGATCTTGATCGGACAGGCCAGTAGATCCCGCTGTCCGTTGTAGCGCCTCGAGTAGTTGGTGGATCGCCGTGCTTGCGAAGGTTAGTTGGTAGCCATCGGAGTGACTACGCGCGTTCTTCAGCTCGATCCCGAGCCGGTCGAGCTCGGTGACGAGATCCACTACAGATCTGTGCTCACGATTGAGCCGCTGCAGAGCGCGGACTCCATGCTCGACATCATCCGGCTCCGTCGTCGAACCGTCGGAACCTTCGAATCCTGGGCCAGGCGTGCGTCCTTGATGTAGGGCGGAGGTGGCGCTACCCGCCGGCAGACCCAGCGCCTCCAGAGCCCGATTGTATTTAGCTTCGGTTGTAGCGCTTATCGAATGGACGTGCCCGCCCTCGATACGAGATTGGACATTCCGAGTAGGCCCTCCGAGGTCGTGGATCTGTTGGTGCGTGATCAGCTCGTCCGGCAGGTTTCTCAGCCGAATTGTCTTCACCCATCGTCCGAACCGCTGTGCAGCCGATTCGGATCCGGCGAGTTCCCCGGCCGGTGGTGAGCTGAACCGAGCATCCATGGCACGTATGGTATCGCCGAAATGTACATAGTTGTGCGGGATGTCCGCACGGGTGAACCGACCTGCGATGGGTGTTCCAGAGTCGACAACGTCTGTGCTGCAAGGCCTGCGCACGAACCGACGGGCATTGCCTGCTCGGCTCTGGATGCACACCATGCACATGCCCGCACACGAATGTATTGACTGGCACACGTGTGCCTTTTAGGTTGAAGCCATGGATGCGGACATCCGGAGACTTGGCTGTCGGTTGACGACGCGCGACGTCGTCCATGCGTACGGATCCGATGCTGTGGTCGAGCGCGTGGCATGGCTTCGCGCGAACGGGTATCCCTACGCCGCGAAGACTGTTGAACGCGAGCTGAATCAGATTCTGAGGCCGAGTGCCGCTCGCGCGCCTGGATGGTTGCGCTGCGGCGGTAGTCAATCACCCGGGGCGGTGAGCTGTAGTGACTGACGTTCCCGATGGCGCCGCCGACCATCATGGAAGACCCGAGAGAGTTCGCATCGATTCGTTGGCGTCGGCCGACTCGCCGCGGCTGAACGGCGAAGTCAAAGTTCACGCAAAGCAGTTGGCGGACAGCGAATCTGAACTCCCCCCGATACTCGTACATCGGCAGACCATGCGCGTGATCGACGGAGCGCACCGAATCCTCGCGATGAAACTTCGGGGTCACGACGAGATCGAAGTGGAGTTCTTCGATGGCAACGAGTCCGACGCGTTCGTCCTTGGTGTGCAGTCCAACATCCAACACGGACTGCCGTTGTCTCTACCGGACCGGCGCGCCGCCGCAGAGCGGATCCTCTTGTCTCATCCAGCGTGGTCGGATCGAGAAATAGCGAGGACTACAGGCTTGTCGGCCAGGACCGTGCAGGAATTGCGCCGTGCAACTGCGGGCGAGCAGCAGTCGCACAGACTTGGAAGAGACGGCCGGACAAGGCCTTTGAGCTCGACACGTGGACGTCGACTCGCCGCAGAAATCTTGACCAACAGCCCGAACACCCCCTTACGCGAGGTCGCCAAACAGGTAGGCATCTCACCGGGCACCGTTCGCGACGTACGGCAGCGACTCGAACGCGGCGACAATCCGATACCGGAGCCGCGCCGCGGTATTGAAGTGAAAGGCCCGGCGACCGTAGCTCGTCGGCAGGTCGAATTCACCGACGTACAAGGGATACTCGAACATCTGGCACGAGACCCAACGCTGCGAATGACTGAACGAGGCCGGGAGTTGGTGCGGTGGCTGCATCTGCACCGAGCGGACCCGGCTGACTTCGGTCGAATGATCAACTCCGTGCCTTCGCACTTGCGCGCGGTTGTACTCGACCTGGCAATGGGCTACGCGGCGGCATGGGAGGCGTTCGCTACAGAACTGAAAGAGTGACCGATCAGTGTGAACTGTCAGAGATCGGTCGGCCTCAGTCGATGATCTGCGCACGTGCAGATTTCGCGCCTGAAACGGCGAGGGGCACAGAAGCTTCTGGCCAGCTGTATACGTAGGAGAACCTTCGAAATACGGGGCGGTCGGAAACCGGTGCCCGCCACATGCTGATCAAATTGTGTCCATGTGGCGGACTGGCGAACTTCGGTGGGCATGTGGCTTTCGGCTGATGCGATCGAGAGTTTGCTGCCGACACAGATATTCGATTGCGGCCATGCCCCCCGCATTTGAATTTGTGGTGCGAGACACAATCTCCTATTGTGCGTACGAGCTTCTAGTACCGGGGCGACTCGATCGGCCGGGTGTGGGGCTGCCTGAACGCCTGGCAAACGCGGATATCGCGGGTATCGGCGAGTTCGGAGATGTCGATACTGATGGAGTACGGCTCGCCTGTGGCCGGGTCGCGCAGGTGAGCGAGCTCGTTGGGCTGGCGTGCGTAGGCGACCTTCAGGCCGCTGTTCCAGATGCGCCGGAAGTCGCGATCACGTTTAAGGTGGTCGAACAGCTCTCTCGCGCGGGGGCTGGTCCGGTAGAGACCGAAGGCGCCGCGGAGGATCGCCACATGGAATTTCATCCACCTGTACACGTGCGCCGGGGAGTCGAACCCGTCGCGGGAGACGTGGACGTGGATCCCGACCTCGTTGTCGATGTACGCTCCACGAACCCGCAACTCCCGCAACACCTTCCAGGGGAACTCTTCGATCGCCCAGGTGTAGCTCATCGGGTGGGTGACCAGTTCGAATCCGTTGCCGTAGCCGATGGATCCGTCCTCCTTGAGGTAACCGATCCGACCGAGATGGCCGGTGGCGATATCGACGCAGTCCTCGAGGGCCCGGCTCGGTGTCTTGACCTCGAGTTCCAGCCCGAGGTAGACCGGGCCGTCGCCGTGGAAGACGGGGTCGGGTTTGTAGGTGTAGTCGTAGATCCGGTCATCGCGCTGGTGGGCATCGCAATAGGCGCAGTAGGTGCTACTGGTGAGGCGATCGCAGTCCAGGCATTCGCGGTATTGGTCTGCGCAGTCGACGCAGACGTTTTCATCGTTGTCGAGCAGTCGTACGGAGCGGGCGTACAGGCGGCATTCCGAGCACCACCAGTAGTGGTAGTCGCGGCACCCGTCGCAGACGACGCCGTCGTTGACGGTGCGGTCCTCGGAAGAGGTGTAGAGCTCGCAGCATTCGCATTCACGCCATCGCGCAGCACAGTCGGTGCACAACGTCCCGTCATCGACGGTGGTGTGAACCGTGGTGACACGGTCACCGCAGTCGTCGCAGAACGGAAGACTCTCGCAGGCCGCGCACAGCGAACCGCGGTCGTGGCCGGGGGGATCGTCGGGAAGCGTTGCGGCACACCGGGCGCAGGGGGTGCGTGCTGTCAGCGTAGTGGGCATAGAGAGGCCTTCCTGAGCGATGAAGAAGGGCAGACAGAATCGACGGCAGGGGGAGTGAGTGCTCGGCGTGCATGGCACTCGGGACGCGCGAATCTCGCGAACACATCGCGCTTCGTGCACAGAGAAGGGGAGCGAACCGGCGCCCGCTGAACAGGCGGATACGGCCAGATGAGAACGGACCTGCGACCGGGCGGATAAAGGTTCGCCCCGCAGAACTCGAAGACCGCGGATCAGCGGATGGTGTTGCGGCGCAGCGAAACAGAGGGCGTGCTTGAGCGGTGTTCGCAATCGCAGTGAGGAAAGATGTTGGCGCAGTGGAAACACCAGCCGCAGCGGCCGCAGTACCGGCCGCGACGGCTGAAGTCGACGTCACCGCAGCCCTCACACACATACAGCCACCCGCGGGGGCGCAGCAGCCCAGAACTGGCGTCAGGCCGATATCCGGGGTTCGAATACCAGACGCCGGCCTCCCAGATCCCCGCCGATTCGTTGAACACATACGCGTTCTCGTTGAAACTCGGATCGACGGTCAGTAGGACGAGTTTGCTGGTGCCGAGCCACGACTCCAGGCAACGCCGACCACGCAGGGTGTCGTAGGAGCCGAAAGGTTCTCGTGGAAGATAGGTTTCGGCGGCGATCCGGGTATCCGAGCGGGGGTCGTACGGTGCCGGCTGTACCCGGCGGGGGAGAATACCGTTGTGCGCCAATACTGTTCGATTGTCGCGGCCGAGCCGGAACGGGTGGCAATTGTCGATACTGACCGCGCCGTGGGTGGCGTAGCGGCTGTGAAACAGCGCCGGGTGGTGCGGATGCCGGCTTCGGACAGCGGTGAAGTCGTCGATGACCTGCTCGACGTCCATGCCGCGGCCGACCAGGATGCCGGTGTCGGTGACCACGGCGAACCCGTGGCCGTCCCTGTTGACGCGAGCGCCGTTTCTCAGCGCCGCGATGTCGGGGTTGATGCCGCTGGGTAGAAATGTCAGGAGGCACATGCGAGCGCCTCCATCTCCGCGGCCAGGGGTGCGTATTGCTCGCGCTGGGTCACCCACGCGGTGAATTGGTCCCAGTCCCAGCCGTGCTGTCGGATGACGTCGGTGGAGGTGAGGGTTCGGGTGTATTCGACGGTGGCCGCGGCGAACGCCAGTGCTGCTTGAACGTGTTGGAGGTCAAGGGAGCCGGCGAAGATCCGCAATTCCAGGCTGTGGCGTGGGTGTGGATTGATGGCCTGGTACCGGTTCAATCCGTACCGGTGCATATCGTTTTTGGCGGTGTGCTTCACCCGCTCGCGTGCGGTGGTGGAGAACTCGGCGTATGTCGATCGGCGCCGGGCCAGGGCGACGGTTTGGGTCTCGTTGCGGTAGATCAGTTTGGCCCACCGGTAGATGTGTGCGGCCGAGTCGAACCCGTCACGTGAAACATGCACGTGGATACCGACGTTCTGATCCGAGCGGCACCCGAGATTCCTCAG encodes the following:
- a CDS encoding DUF6545 domain-containing protein produces the protein MWPQTVPTPITALALMFVVIVTVTRIVLVRGVSPTDQLINALAVSCLIGVLLREPTIARLVMSFVPAGLPTLFDAWHWTTIFSWGCGLGILLVREYGPVRYKKPFRLVVATTIAIGIGFLVLSSPARSEGVSIAEYGGWRYGVYVGLLSAPPVFVSAYLLRTLVMLRRRVTTSREENVVRILFLVAILSMMPASSYLLLGALGISGREPAVTDRMYNFTANGLASGEPQLLFGAILVSVLVPSCRRAWVRVRQLRRLGPLWRDLTTAVPGVVLALRWADRWGAWPAERLERVKIEIRDASEIIAGTIVPLPAAIDRSIDNGVTEDDQENMRLVAELLLAVRSQPEVGYGRQSGGLTLRTSDLPDIDTLVRFWEPAKSLVHQSFPKAVESTSAQKRSV
- a CDS encoding class II glutamine amidotransferase, with protein sequence MCLLTFLPSGINPDIAALRNGARVNRDGHGFAVVTDTGILVGRGMDVEQVIDDFTAVRSRHPHHPALFHSRYATHGAVSIDNCHPFRLGRDNRTVLAHNGILPRRVQPAPYDPRSDTRIAAETYLPREPFGSYDTLRGRRCLESWLGTSKLVLLTVDPSFNENAYVFNESAGIWEAGVWYSNPGYRPDASSGLLRPRGWLYVCEGCGDVDFSRRGRYCGRCGWCFHCANIFPHCDCEHRSSTPSVSLRRNTIR
- a CDS encoding amidoligase family protein, encoding MCTLYTADSRYVSGGFRVCSRCAQNYRSCADCGTLLPEHTDCDSCDSGGRVWNYNYKPDPRFFGHGPVFLGLELEIVVPSHNYQACASTVSDHVRDLAYLKYDSSIEPLGFELVTHPMDYRFAMEQFPWHLLERLRNLGCRSDQNVGIHVHVSRDGFDSAAHIYRWAKLIYRNETQTVALARRRSTYAEFSTTARERVKHTAKNDMHRYGLNRYQAINPHPRHSLELRIFAGSLDLQHVQAALAFAAATVEYTRTLTSTDVIRQHGWDWDQFTAWVTQREQYAPLAAEMEALACAS